A single Diceros bicornis minor isolate mBicDic1 chromosome 7, mDicBic1.mat.cur, whole genome shotgun sequence DNA region contains:
- the LOC131409024 gene encoding olfactory receptor 51F1-like codes for MVIEVREMLNIGEAIDEDEAVEALRAGDNALSIDLGSGYMSAYRCQNSFYALKTRYYKRIPFLQTIIPTFHNSTFPTFILTGVPGLEWAHVWISIPFCCLYFTALSGNTLILFTVLTEPSLHEPMYYFLSMLSTTDIGLCISTLVTVLGIFWVNTREISFSACLSQMFFIHLFTFMESSVLLAMAFDRFVAISNPLRYATILTQARITRIGLAVITRGTVILTPLVLLLKRLSFCRSLVLRHSYCFHPDVMKLSCSDAKINSAFGLTAIISTAGVDSVFILLSYVLIIRSVLNIASPEERKKAFSTCISHITAMAIFYIPLISLSFVHRFGKRAPPYVPTLIANVYLLIPPVMNPIIYSVKTKQIQKAMLKLYFLKPDA; via the exons ATGGTAATAGAAGTCAGAGAAATGCTCAATATAGGAGAAGCCATTGATGAGGATGAGGCAGTGGAAGCCTTAAGGGCTGGTGACAACGCTTTATCAATTGATCTTGGAAGTGGTTACATGAGTGCATATAGATGCCAAAATTCATTTTATGCACT aaagacaaGATATTACAAGAGAATTCCATTCTTACAGACCATAATACCAACCTTCCATAACTCCACATTCCCTACTTTCATCTTGACTGGGGTCCCTGGACTTGAATGGGCCCATGTCTGGATCTCCATCCCTTTCTGCTGCCTCTATTTCACTGCCCTTTCTGGGAACACCTTGATCCTGTTCACAGTCCTCACTGAGCCAAGCCTCCATGAGCCCATGTACTATTTCCTCTCCATGTTGTCCACCACTGACATTGGCTTATGCATCTCTACACTGGTGACAGTACTGGGAATATTCTGGGTCAATACCCGGGAAATCAGCTTCAGTGCTTGCTTATCACAGATGTTCTTCATTCACCTCTTCACTTTCATGGAATCTTCGGTTCTCCTGGCTATGGCCTTTGATCGTTTTGTGGCCATTTCTAACCCCTTGAGATATGCTACCATTCTAACTCAAGCAAGGATCACAAGAATTGGTTTGGCAGTCATTACCAGGGGGACTGTCATTCTGACACCACTAGTCCTGCTTCTTAAGCGTCTGTCATTTTGCCGCAGCCTTGTGCTCCGTCACTCCTACTGCTTCCACCCAGATGTGATGAAGCTCTCGTGTTCAGATGCAAAGATCAATAGTGCATTTGGACTAACCGCAATTATCTCTACTGCTGGAGTGGACTCTGTCTTTATCCTGCTTTCCTACGTTTTGATCATTCGCTCTGTTCTCAACATTGCTTCcccagaggagaggaaaaaggcCTTCAGCACCTGCATTTCTCATATCACTGCTATGGCCATATTCTACATCCCTTTGATCAGCCTGTCTTTTGTTCACAGGTTTGGAAAACGTGCTCCACCCTATGTGCCCACACTCATTGCTAATGTATACTTGCTCATTCCCCCTGTGATGAATCCCATCATCTATAGTGTGAAAACAAAGCAGATTCAAAAAGCTATGCTAAAACTT TATTTTCTAAAGCCTGATGCATAA